Part of the Amphiura filiformis chromosome 9, Afil_fr2py, whole genome shotgun sequence genome is shown below.
TTATAATGTTGAAAATGCagattttaaatttgatattataacacCTGATTTTGTGTTTGATCAAATTTGTCAGTTTTCAAATAACAAAAGTACTGGTATTGACAATGTGTGTATGAAACTATTGAAATTAGCTGCTCCTGTCATCTGTCACCCCTTGCATATATATGTAACCTTTCCATGTTCACTTCTGTCTTTCCTTCTATGTGGAAAAAAGCAAAAGTTACACCTATTTACAAGGATGGTGGCAAGAATGAAGTcagcaattataggcctatatcagttcTGCCAATATTATCTAAGATTTTAGAACGAACCGTTCATGATCAACTTTACAATTATCTtactttaaacaatattttaaatccaTGTCAGTCAGGTTTTAGACATAATCACAGTACTAATACTGCTCTTCTAGATGTAACTGATTATATCTTAAGTAACACGAATGACGGTAAAGTAACTGGGTCAATTTTCTTAGATCTTAAAAAGCCTTTGATACAGTAAATCATGATCTTTTATTTGATAAATTGTATTCATATGGTATCACTGGCATGTCACTGGACTGGTTCAAATCATATTTGAGTGGTAGATCCCAAGCTGTCAATATAAATTCTACTCTTTCTGCTTTTAAAGATATTAATATTGGGATACCACAAGGATCAATATTGGGTCctctgttatttattattttgttaattcaTTACCGGATTCTGTTAATTGTAAGTgcgtaatgtatgcagatgatacaactcTATTAGTTAGTTCACCAGATCCAACAATATTACAGACTGATCTCAAGAGTAACCTTGATATGATAGCTAGATGGTTCAAGTCTAATAAACTCACTTTAAACATTAAGAAGACTAAGATCATGCTCTTTGGCTCTAGTCAGAAATTAAGTAAATTGAAGGACATATCTCTTACCTATGGAACGAGAGCAtagaaattgtaaataaatataaatatttaggtGTTGTATTTGATCCAAACTTATCTTGGAGTGAACATGTAAATTATATGTCATCTAATGTATCTAAACGTATTGGTGTAATTGGTAGAGTCAAGAATTATCTTCCACCTAGTACTGTGAACATGCTCGCTAAAGCTCTAgtcttccctcattttgactattGTAGCTCTGTATGGAATAATTTCAATGCTTATCATCATCATGAGCTCCAGGTCTTGCAGAACAAGCTTGCTCGTATGCTCCTCCGTGCTGACATCAGAACTCCAATTGACCAAATGATGGAAGACCTGAATTGGGTAAAACTTAATTGTAGATGGGATAATCAATCACTGATTGTTACTTTCAAGTGTCTGAAACAAATAGCTCCATCCTACCTCTCATCTATTTTCACTTTCCCACATGCAACACATAACAAATGTACTCGAAGTCAAACCCATAATGCCCTGATTGTTCCTGCATGGAATATTCTTGCTGGTAAAAGAACCTTCAATTACAGAGCTGCAGTACTCTGGAATAATCTCCCTCAGAACATTCGTTTCAAACTTCATGGCCATGAGTATGTGTGAGTTCAAGAATGCTATTGCTGTTTAACAATACTGTGTAGtcctatatataattatgtaattatgaGTTTGTTTTTGGTAATGATATATTGTTACTATTAcatgtattaatattataatattttttcatgcttgtattatacaatgtacattactGTATCATTCCCATATCATCATTTTGTATTATAGTATTCTgcacattttaattatttttctacatgtaattgtatatattgtctgatctggacctcttgggagatcagtacttatgtattgaaagagcttaccagaataaagatagattgaatgaaagagaaaagcatacgaccggcgtttactcactgttgtagatataagcattttggtgatcgtgacatgcaatttttctcattttccggccactttggacatgttcaagcttctttattttcaatattattcaacttttactcgttttttgttctttgcacaaatgtttggtatcttatccgtgatcatggtacgcaatttaagcaaaaaatgacccgtgtctcccatttctggagctatttcgctaaaacatgtttgccggtcaaattttcaacatttagttacgtaacccgtgttcaccaatccgtaaaaaatttctatcgaacaaaagaggtcacaaagttgccgtcgtactgatccaggtttaataaatatttttaattaaacataaaactgatcaactggactcacatttatttgagaggctacGGTATCGCACCTTAGGCTAATGGAActtgattgttagtttcctattgaccgcccgcatcactttttcgatttgaccaaaactttcattattttcataaaaagtgaattatctgaaaattgaaatggaaataatcaaaattgaaactctcaaaatgtctgacatcccctgctgatcataatcagcagtttttcttagttgtaggggtagaggatgtagtaaataatggaaatttaaggattacctcatcatgtttctagtgattacaaaaattgcaaatttcttttaattttaatgacaaaaattcaaatcttttctcaatctgttgcaaaatgtctgtaaagatgatctaagcattaataccggttttgagatggtctttcatcaacaatatatactttggtactggtggggaacctaaatttggagaaagttGTTCATAAAAtactgattttgttgacataatggataatgaaaagagaccgaataatgaataatgaaatagcgacctcgtcctttttttcaaacatccaatcggaaactaataatcgagttccattggccttatccaaggtgcatcttcaggccgtctgatgatctgGCGGCAAAAGGTCTAAAATCACAACATCTTTGTTGTCAAAAGTGTGATGTGTATACTGTCCAAATGCGTGAACACGGCTGAATCCCAGCAACTACATGTAGTAATAGCACGTCTATGCTGGTACATACATTTGGCTAATGTCTGTTTAGTTTCccctatgtaggcctacataagtcCTGGCAATCAGCGtccttgcattgtattgcataaaCTAAATTGCTCTGTTTGTCCTTAGGCGGCTTGTCTGTGGGGTGAACCAACTTCTGTCTCAAGGTGTTAGTTGGTTACTTTGAACGACACAGGGAtttgatgttttccaaaaattctgTGAAGTTTTTCAGACAGTTCAGACACGTAGGGGATGGTGACATCCCAGTTGAatttttgcaagaatccatgaatctcgccatataactttgtatgataaattgaaatacTTACGAGAATCCAtgtagattcttgcaattttgttgacgagaatctttgcgagaatggattctcggattctcgctgaagtaataaaaaattaaataaactGATTAAACACATTCTTTTGTGCCTTACTATGTAAATCATTTAAAACATGAGTTTCATGAGTTTATAAAATGCGAGACAGAGACTGAATCCTTGTCATTACTAACAGCTCAAGTATACCGGTAATGCTGAAAGTGAACATTAACTGAATCCACTGAGGGTGCCAG
Proteins encoded:
- the LOC140160157 gene encoding uncharacterized protein; its protein translation is MSSNVSKRIGVIGRVKNYLPPSTVNMLAKALVFPHFDYCSSVWNNFNAYHHHELQVLQNKLARMLLRADIRTPIDQMMEDLNWVKLNCRWDNQSLIVTFKCLKQIAPSYLSSIFTFPHATHNKCTRSQTHNALIVPAWNILAGKRTFNYRAAVLWNNLPQNIRFKLHGHEYV